The Coffea arabica cultivar ET-39 chromosome 1e, Coffea Arabica ET-39 HiFi, whole genome shotgun sequence genome has a window encoding:
- the LOC140016045 gene encoding deoxypodophyllotoxin synthase-like, which translates to MDRSVVFSTSRGPQENLQHGTESWSLACNEVRHALEEYGCFLAMYDAVSFNNDRDPSIHESMGIENSTNIAEVKKFSKLMWPQGSDDNFSGIIHEYANLVAKLVQVVTRMVFESYGVEKLKCDSHIDSITYLLRFNSYEAPGVDKKTVIAPPHTDKSLITILAPSQVNGLEVNLKDEQWIPVDFLPSSFIVMAADALMAWSNKRIRPCLHRVQMNANARRSSLLMLSYHKGVLHIPQELIDEENSQRYKPFDHLGYHSFLKKEVQTGQHVQCDAIKRYCGV; encoded by the exons ATGGACCGCTCTGTTGTCTTCAGTACGTCACGTGGTCCACAG GAGAATTTGCAGCATGGCACAGAAAGCTGGTCCTTGGCATGCAATGAAGTCCGCCACGCTCTTGAAGAGTACGGTTGCTTTCTTGCTATGTATGATGCAGTTTCTTTCAA caaCGACCGTGACCCATCTATTCATGAGAGCATGGGAATCGAAAATTCAACCAACATAGCAGAAGTCAAGAAATTCTCTAAGCTCATGTGGCCCCAAGGAAGTGATGACAATTTCAG TGGGATCATCCATGAATATGCAAATCTGGTGGCGAAGTTGGTACAAGTGGTGACTCGAATGGTTTTCGAAAGCTATGGGGTAGAGAAGCTGAAGTGTGATTCTCACATAGATTCAATCACGTACTTGCTTCGATTCAACAGCTACGAGGCGCCTGGAGTAGACAAGAAAACCGTGATTGCTCCCCCTCATACTGATAAGAGCCTCATCACAATTCTTGCTCCGAGTCAAGTTAATGGATTGGAGGTAAACTTGAAGGATGAGCAATGGATCCCTGTTGATTTCTTGCCTTCATCATTTATTGTTATGGCAGCAGATGCATTAATG GCATGGAGCAACAAAAGAATACGACCTTGTCTTCATCGAGTTCAAATGAACGCGAACGCAAGAAGATCCTCACTGTTGATGCTCTCTTACCATAAGGGGGTCCTGCACATCCCTCAGGAGTTGATTGATGAGGAAAATTCACAGCGCTATAAGCCATTTGATCACCTGGGATACCATAGTTTCTTAAAGAAAGAAGTGCAAACGGGCCAGCACGTTCAATGTGATGCCATCAAGAGATATTGCGGTGTTTGA